A region from the Variovorax paradoxus genome encodes:
- a CDS encoding TRAP transporter large permease produces the protein MIPTLLFVAFVAMMLVGVPIGAALGLAGAACIALANSDAQWFGLLAVPQNFYAGLGKYPLLAIPMFVLVGSIFDRSGVALRLVNFAVAIVGRGPGMLPLVAIAVAMFLGGISGSGPANAAAVGAVMIAAMSRAGYPAAFSASVVGAAAATDILIPPSVAFIVYSVLVPGASVPALFAAGMIPGVMAGLALMIPAVLLARQHKMGALEATLPRPPFWKSFREAIWGLAAPVLILGGMRAGWFTPTEAAVVAVFYGLFVGMCIHRTIKVRDLFVILRESGELSAVILLVVSLAGIFAYSLSTLGIIDPVTRAIVNSGLGEYGILALLILLLITVGMFLDGVSIFLIFVPLLLPIVQYYKWDPVWFGVILTLKVALGQFTPPLAVNLMVSCRIAKVRMEETVRWVGWMLFSMFVVMVLVIAFPELALWLPRKLGY, from the coding sequence GTGATCCCCACCCTGCTCTTCGTCGCCTTCGTTGCGATGATGCTGGTGGGCGTGCCCATCGGCGCCGCGCTGGGCCTGGCCGGCGCCGCCTGCATCGCGCTGGCCAACAGCGACGCCCAGTGGTTCGGCCTGCTGGCCGTGCCGCAGAACTTCTATGCCGGGCTCGGCAAGTACCCGCTGCTGGCCATTCCGATGTTCGTGCTGGTGGGCTCCATCTTCGATCGATCGGGCGTGGCGCTGCGGCTCGTGAACTTTGCGGTCGCCATCGTCGGGCGCGGGCCCGGCATGCTGCCGCTGGTGGCCATTGCAGTGGCGATGTTCCTCGGCGGCATCTCGGGCTCGGGCCCGGCCAATGCCGCGGCCGTGGGCGCGGTGATGATCGCGGCCATGTCGCGCGCGGGCTACCCGGCCGCGTTCTCGGCCAGCGTGGTGGGCGCCGCGGCGGCCACCGACATCCTGATTCCGCCGTCGGTCGCGTTCATCGTGTACTCGGTGCTGGTGCCCGGCGCCTCGGTGCCGGCGCTGTTCGCGGCCGGCATGATCCCGGGCGTGATGGCCGGCCTGGCGCTGATGATCCCGGCCGTGCTGCTGGCCCGCCAGCACAAGATGGGCGCGCTCGAAGCGACGCTGCCGCGCCCGCCGTTCTGGAAGAGTTTTCGCGAAGCGATCTGGGGCCTGGCCGCGCCGGTGCTGATCCTGGGCGGCATGCGCGCGGGCTGGTTCACGCCCACCGAAGCCGCGGTGGTGGCGGTGTTCTACGGCCTGTTCGTGGGCATGTGCATTCACCGGACCATCAAGGTGCGCGACCTGTTCGTCATATTGCGGGAATCGGGCGAACTCTCGGCCGTGATCCTGCTGGTGGTGTCGCTCGCGGGCATCTTCGCGTACTCGCTCTCGACGCTGGGCATCATCGACCCGGTGACGCGCGCCATCGTGAATTCGGGCCTGGGCGAATACGGCATCCTGGCGCTCTTGATCCTGCTGCTGATCACGGTGGGCATGTTCCTGGACGGCGTGTCGATCTTCCTGATCTTCGTGCCGCTCTTGCTGCCGATCGTGCAGTACTACAAGTGGGACCCGGTGTGGTTCGGCGTGATCCTCACGCTCAAGGTCGCATTGGGCCAGTTCACGCCACCGCTCGCGGTCAACCTGATGGTCTCTTGCCGCATCGCCAAGGTGCGCATGGAAGAGACGGTGCGCTGGGTCGGCTGGATGCTGTTCTCGATGTTCGTGGTGATGGTGCTGGTGATCGCGTTTCCGGAACTTGCTTTGTGGCTGCCGAGGAAGCTGGGGTACTGA
- a CDS encoding DctP family TRAP transporter solute-binding subunit has product MKFRRTLLGLAAAATALGMFSTGAMAQAAYKPEYKMSLVLGPPTPWGQAGKLWADLVKERTQGRINIKLYPGVSLIQGDQTREFSALRQGVIDMAVGSTINWSPQVKQLNLFSMPFLMPDYAAIDALTQGDVGKEMFKTLDKAGVVPLAWGENGYREITNSKKPIKSPADLKGMKIRVVGSPIYSDMFTALGANPTQMSWADAQPALASGAVDGQENPLFLFTVLKMHTVGQKFVTTWGYVADPLVFVVNKEIWASWTPADQAIVRQAAVDAGKQEIEIARKGLVEADKPVLKDIAGMGVTVTQLTPAEREAFVKATRPVYDKWKTTVGADLVATAEKAIAARKK; this is encoded by the coding sequence ATGAAATTCCGCCGCACCCTGCTGGGCCTTGCCGCCGCAGCCACCGCCCTGGGCATGTTCTCGACAGGCGCCATGGCGCAGGCTGCCTACAAGCCCGAATACAAGATGTCGCTGGTGCTCGGCCCGCCGACACCCTGGGGCCAGGCCGGAAAGCTCTGGGCCGACCTCGTGAAGGAGCGCACCCAGGGCCGCATCAACATCAAGCTGTACCCCGGCGTGTCGCTCATCCAGGGCGACCAGACGCGCGAGTTCAGCGCGCTGCGCCAGGGCGTGATCGACATGGCCGTGGGCTCGACCATCAACTGGTCGCCGCAAGTCAAGCAGCTCAACCTGTTCTCCATGCCCTTCCTGATGCCCGACTACGCGGCCATCGACGCGCTCACCCAGGGCGACGTGGGCAAGGAAATGTTCAAGACCCTCGACAAGGCCGGCGTCGTGCCGCTCGCCTGGGGCGAGAACGGCTACCGCGAGATCACCAACTCGAAGAAGCCGATCAAGTCGCCCGCCGACCTCAAGGGCATGAAGATCCGCGTGGTCGGCTCGCCGATCTATTCCGACATGTTCACCGCGCTCGGCGCCAACCCCACGCAGATGAGCTGGGCCGATGCGCAGCCCGCGCTCGCCAGCGGCGCGGTCGACGGCCAGGAGAACCCGCTGTTCCTGTTCACCGTGCTCAAGATGCACACCGTGGGCCAGAAGTTCGTGACCACCTGGGGCTACGTGGCCGACCCGCTGGTGTTCGTGGTCAACAAGGAAATTTGGGCTTCGTGGACGCCGGCCGACCAGGCCATCGTGCGCCAGGCCGCCGTCGATGCCGGCAAGCAGGAAATCGAGATCGCGCGCAAGGGCCTGGTGGAAGCCGACAAGCCGGTGCTCAAGGACATTGCCGGCATGGGCGTGACCGTGACCCAGCTCACGCCCGCCGAGCGCGAAGCCTTCGTGAAGGCCACGCGGCCGGTGTACGACAAGTGGAAGACCACGGTGGGCGCGGACCTGGTGGCCACCGCCGAAAAGGCGATCGCGGCGCGCAAGAAGTAA
- a CDS encoding nucleoside hydrolase has product MHTLIIDTDPGADDVIALLFAMAAPEALKLQALTTVAGNVPLAKTSRNARLACEWAGRPDIPVYAGAEQPLQRAPIYAANIHGREGITGVTVHEPAAPLAEGHAVDYLVRTLRAVPEKSLTLAMLGPQTNLALALEQAPDIVRGLRELVLMAGAHFNGGNITPTAEFNVFADPHAAEAVLKCGVPITMLPLDVTHKILTSDERIARLRAIGNQAGQIVADILGAYAPQEMRHYDMPGGPVHDATVIAYLLQPSLFRGKLINVEVDSREGMGFGQTVADWYGSLHRTPNVNWIVEGDAQGFFDLLTEHIARLP; this is encoded by the coding sequence ATGCACACCCTGATCATCGACACGGACCCGGGCGCGGACGATGTGATCGCGCTGCTGTTTGCCATGGCGGCGCCCGAAGCGCTGAAGCTTCAGGCGCTGACCACGGTGGCCGGCAATGTTCCGCTGGCCAAGACCTCGCGCAACGCGCGCCTCGCCTGCGAATGGGCCGGGCGGCCGGACATTCCGGTGTACGCGGGCGCCGAACAGCCGCTGCAGCGCGCGCCGATTTACGCGGCCAACATCCACGGCCGCGAAGGCATTACCGGCGTGACGGTGCACGAACCCGCCGCGCCGCTGGCCGAAGGCCATGCGGTCGACTACCTGGTCCGCACGCTGCGCGCTGTGCCCGAAAAAAGCCTGACGCTCGCGATGCTCGGCCCGCAAACCAACCTGGCGCTCGCCCTTGAACAAGCGCCCGACATCGTGCGCGGCCTGCGCGAACTGGTGCTCATGGCCGGCGCGCATTTCAACGGCGGCAACATCACGCCGACCGCGGAGTTCAACGTGTTCGCCGATCCGCATGCGGCCGAGGCCGTGCTGAAGTGCGGCGTGCCGATCACCATGCTGCCGCTGGACGTGACGCACAAGATCCTCACGAGCGACGAGCGCATCGCGCGGCTGCGCGCCATCGGCAACCAGGCCGGCCAGATCGTCGCAGACATCCTGGGCGCCTATGCCCCGCAGGAAATGCGGCACTACGACATGCCCGGCGGCCCGGTGCACGATGCCACGGTCATCGCCTACCTGCTGCAGCCCTCGCTCTTCAGAGGCAAGCTGATCAACGTCGAAGTCGACAGCCGCGAAGGCATGGGCTTCGGGCAGACGGTGGCCGACTGGTACGGCAGCCTGCATCGCACACCCAACGTGAACTGGATCGTTGAGGGCGATGCACAGGGCTTCTTCGACCTGCTGACCGAACACATCGCGCGGCTGCCATAA
- a CDS encoding amino acid ABC transporter ATP-binding protein produces the protein MIEIKNVSKWYGPVQVLNECSVSIAKGDVVVVCGPSGSGKSTLIKTVNALEPFQKGEITVNGIPLHDPKTNLPKLRSKVGMVFQHFELFPHLSVTENLTIAQIKVLGRSPDEAKTRGLKMLDRVGLMAHKDKFPGQLSGGQQQRVAIARALSMDPIVMLFDEPTSALDPEMVGEVLDVMVALAKDGMTMMVVTHEMAFARKVASRVIFIDVGGKILEDCPKDEFFSHPENRQPRTKDFLNKILQH, from the coding sequence ATGATTGAAATCAAGAACGTCTCGAAGTGGTATGGCCCGGTGCAGGTGCTCAACGAGTGTTCGGTGAGCATCGCCAAGGGCGACGTGGTGGTGGTGTGCGGGCCCTCGGGCTCGGGCAAGTCCACCCTCATCAAGACCGTGAACGCGCTCGAGCCCTTCCAGAAGGGCGAGATCACCGTCAACGGCATTCCGCTGCACGACCCCAAGACCAACCTGCCCAAGCTGCGCTCCAAGGTCGGCATGGTGTTCCAGCACTTCGAGCTGTTTCCGCACCTGTCGGTCACCGAGAACCTCACGATCGCCCAGATCAAGGTGCTGGGCCGCAGCCCCGACGAAGCCAAGACCCGCGGCCTCAAGATGCTCGACCGCGTGGGCCTGATGGCGCACAAGGACAAGTTCCCTGGCCAGCTCTCGGGCGGCCAGCAGCAGCGCGTGGCCATTGCCCGCGCGCTCAGCATGGACCCGATCGTGATGCTGTTCGACGAGCCAACCTCGGCGCTCGACCCCGAAATGGTCGGCGAAGTGCTCGACGTGATGGTGGCCCTGGCCAAGGACGGCATGACCATGATGGTGGTCACCCACGAAATGGCCTTTGCCCGCAAGGTGGCGAGCCGCGTGATTTTCATCGACGTGGGCGGCAAGATCCTGGAAGACTGCCCGAAGGACGAGTTCTTCAGCCACCCTGAAAACCGCCAGCCGCGCACGAAGGATTTCCTCAACAAGATCCTGCAGCACTGA
- a CDS encoding amino acid ABC transporter permease, which translates to MMNLDLSFYNWDVISNFVVKGFYFSIMLTIVATIGGVLFGTVLALMRLSGKKWLDAPAAIYVNGMRSIPLVMVILWFFLLVPASFYAAFGSIGSNYRSEISAVITFIAFEAAYFSEIMRAGIQSIPRGQVNAGQAVGMTYGQNMRLVVLPQAFRNMLPVLLTQTIILFQDTSLVYAIGAYDMLKGFETAGKNFGRPIEAYLLAAVVYFIMCYALSWLVKRLHKKIAIIR; encoded by the coding sequence ATGATGAATCTCGACCTGTCGTTCTACAACTGGGACGTCATCAGCAACTTCGTCGTCAAGGGCTTCTACTTCAGCATCATGCTGACGATCGTGGCCACCATCGGCGGCGTGCTCTTCGGCACCGTGCTGGCGCTCATGCGCCTGTCGGGCAAGAAGTGGCTCGATGCGCCCGCCGCCATTTATGTCAACGGCATGCGCAGCATTCCGCTGGTGATGGTGATCCTGTGGTTCTTCCTCTTGGTGCCGGCCTCGTTCTACGCGGCCTTCGGCTCCATCGGCTCGAACTACCGTTCGGAAATCTCGGCCGTGATCACCTTCATCGCGTTCGAGGCGGCCTACTTCAGCGAGATCATGCGCGCGGGCATCCAGTCGATTCCGCGCGGCCAGGTGAATGCGGGCCAGGCGGTCGGCATGACCTATGGCCAGAACATGCGTCTCGTGGTGCTGCCGCAGGCCTTCCGCAACATGCTGCCGGTGCTGCTCACGCAGACCATCATCCTGTTCCAGGACACCTCGCTGGTCTATGCCATTGGCGCCTACGACATGCTCAAGGGCTTCGAGACCGCGGGCAAGAACTTCGGCCGCCCGATCGAGGCCTACCTGCTCGCGGCCGTGGTTTACTTCATCATGTGCTATGCCTTGTCGTGGCTCGTCAAGCGCCTCCACAAGAAGATCGCCATCATTCGCTAG
- a CDS encoding amino acid ABC transporter permease: MGSNWDWQVFLQDPGGKYPTYWQWMLSAWGWTVSVALLALIVALVLGSLVGIIRTLPDSPWLIRLGNAWVELFRNIPLLVQIFLWYHVIPALVPVMKGVPSFVLVVLALGFFTSARIAEQVRSGIQALPKGQRYAGMAVGFTTPQYYRYVILPMAYRIIIPPLTSETMNIFKNSSVAFAVSVTELTMFAMQAQEETSRGIEVYLAVTGLYVISAFAINRLMAFIEKKTRVPGFIVSASAGGGGH; the protein is encoded by the coding sequence ATGGGATCAAACTGGGATTGGCAGGTCTTCTTGCAAGACCCGGGCGGGAAGTACCCGACCTACTGGCAATGGATGCTGTCCGCATGGGGCTGGACCGTGTCCGTGGCCCTGCTGGCGCTGATCGTCGCGCTGGTGCTGGGTTCGCTCGTCGGCATCATCCGCACCTTGCCCGACAGTCCATGGCTCATACGCCTGGGCAATGCCTGGGTCGAATTGTTCCGCAACATCCCCCTGCTGGTGCAGATCTTCCTCTGGTACCACGTGATTCCGGCGCTGGTGCCGGTTATGAAGGGCGTGCCGAGCTTCGTGCTGGTGGTGCTGGCGCTGGGCTTCTTCACCTCGGCGCGCATTGCCGAACAGGTGCGCTCGGGCATCCAGGCGCTGCCCAAGGGCCAGCGCTATGCGGGCATGGCAGTGGGTTTCACCACGCCGCAGTACTACCGCTACGTCATCTTGCCGATGGCCTACCGCATCATCATTCCGCCGCTCACCAGCGAGACGATGAACATCTTCAAGAACTCGTCGGTGGCATTTGCCGTGTCGGTGACCGAACTCACGATGTTCGCCATGCAGGCGCAGGAAGAAACCTCGCGCGGCATCGAGGTGTACCTGGCGGTGACGGGGCTCTACGTGATCTCGGCCTTTGCGATCAACCGCCTCATGGCGTTCATCGAGAAGAAGACCCGCGTGCCGGGCTTCATCGTCTCGGCCAGCGCTGGCGGCGGGGGGCACTGA